Below is a window of Hydrogenimonas sp. DNA.
TTCCGAACCGTCGGCCTTGCCGGTAAAGAAGGCTCCGGCATAGACTATGACGGCCAGCGTAAGAAGAAATAGCGACGTTACACTGACCGCAGGCTTCTTCGCCTTCAGGTTTATAAGCTCTATAAGCAGAACGATTATAGGGATCGCCACTGCGAAGTGAACGAATATCGGGTGCACCAGGAGAGGCACATCGAACGGCAGCTTGACTGGTATGTCGATAATCGGAAGATTCATGAAGGCTCCTTGTTTACCCAAATCCCGAAATAGAGATAGAAGAACCCGTCACGACCGTTGCAGCCATGCACTTCCGGGAAAACCGTCGACGCACCTGACGGGTGCGCCTCAAACTTTCCCGAAACCGCCTGATTACAAGCATCACAACGTTTTCAAACTATTCTATTTCGAGATTTGGGTTTTACGTTAAACTCGATCGGAAAACTGTATGATTATACATCATTTTCCATATACCGAAGCTGTAACCCCTCATCCGTCATGACGAAGCCCTGTATCGTGACTCTCCCTTCATGTACGAGTCTGTGGTGTTTTTTGCACAGGGGAATCAGGTTGTATTTGTGGTTTTGGTGAAAGTGGCCTATACGGCCGTGCTTGTCGGACTCCGCCTGCGGAGCTATATGGTGCACCTCTTCTACCGGAGCACCGCAAAGGGCGCAGCTGCTTAGATAGAGCTCCTTGTTGTAGCGGCTTCTCCTCTTCTTTTTGAGCCGGCTCAGCTTCCCCTCTTCCTCTCCCAGCGACTCCCTGACGGCGTATGCGGTCTCTATGAAGCTTCTGTCCATATGCAGAGATTTCGCAAATTCCAGGCCGTAAAGCGTGCTTCCGGACCCAGGAGTCAGTTTGCGGTTGTATAGAAGCCTGTCTCTCTCCTCGTCATACTCTACCCCCAGATGGAGGAAGATGACCCCCTCCATCTCGTTTACTATCTTCAACTCCTTCAGTCTGTGTAGGTGGGTTGCCACTATGAAGATGGCGTCAAGTTCATAGAGTCGCTTGAGGGCACTCGCCACTATCGCCACCGCGGACTCGGTCTCCGTTCCGTGGCTGATCTCGTCTCCTAGTACCAGCGACCCTTTCGAAGCGCGGTTGAATATGTTTTTGAGCTCCATCATCTCTATGGCGAATGTGCTGAGACCTTTGTAGAGGTTGTCCTTGCTGACGATTCTGGTGAAGAGTTTGTCGAAGAGATGGAACTTCATGGCAGCGGCGGGAACGAAGAAACCGGCCTGGGCCATGATAACCGCCATCCCGACACTCTTCATCAAAGAGCTCTTTCCGCTCGAATTTATTCCATAAAGAAGTATGCCCTGCACCGGCCTGTTGCCGCTCGCACTCAATGTTACATGGTCGTGCTCCACCGGTTCCGACAGATCCCCCATATATATATCGTTGGGTATATATATGCCATTCTCTTCCCTCGACTCTATCAGAGGGTGCCTCAGCCCGATAATATCGAGTCTCTGCTCCTCCTCTCTCCTGTTCAGAATTTCGGGGCGCACATAGTTGTAGCGTTTGGCGGCCCTGGCCGTGGCTATGGCCACATCGAAGCGGCCCACGAAAGAGATGATCTGCTCGAGAAGCTGCGAGTAGCGTTTCTCCAGCAGTTGGAGAGATTCGACGTAACTCTGTTTTACAAGTGCAACGATGCGCGCCCGGTTGGCCATGACCGCCTTCGATATAGCATCTATGAGCCCCGAAGTTATCTTGACACTGTTTTTCAGTTTTTTGTAGTTGAAGTCGCGCAGAAAATAGTGGTTTCCGTCAAGAAGGAGAAAACTCTCCATAAGCTCCTTCTCTATCATGCCGAAGCGGGTGCGGGTTACATTCAGGTGGTAACCTTCGCTCTCGAGCCATCCGATACTCACAAACTCCGCGTCGATCTTCTCTCCACGGTCGAAAAAGTTCTCTATATGCAGCCTGACCGCCTCAAGCTTCTCCAGCTCTTTTCTGTTCTCTTCAACCACCTGATCAACGAAGAGGTTTATACCGGGCTGAAATATGTTGCTCTCTATCTGGTCTCTTCTATACTTCCCGCACTCTTCAAAAACGAACGTCTTTTCGAGTTCGGCGGCGAAACCCTCTATATGGAGTCTAAGATCCTCCTCCACCTCTACACCGACCCCTTTCGCCTCCCAAACCATCCGCTCCAGCGCTTTGAGCGAATCGTATAGATATACGATTTCGAAAGGGTGTAGTTTCCCGAGCTTTATGCGGCGCAAAATTCGCTCCAGATCGTAGACCTCTTTCAGGGTATTCGAGAAGTTCTGGGTATGCTCCATCACTTTTTCGGCCAGCTCGTAGCGTCTTCTGAGCTCTTTGGCATCGCATATCGGATTCAAAAGGCGCTCTTTGAAGAGCCTCTTCCCTATCGCCGTCGATGTCAGGTCTATAAGCTTGAGCAGCGTCATCTCGTCGGGGTCACGGCTGATGATATTGAGCTGTTCCAGGGCGTTGTTTCCTAGATATACGAAGTGCTGCCCTCCCAGAAAGATGGGACGGTTCATCTTCTCAATCAATGCGGCGTCGTGCTCAATGATGAAGTCGATCAGAAGAGAGAGGGATTCCGAAGCGTAGGGGTAGCGCTCAAGATCGAGATACTCCACGGGACTCAGGAACGATCTTATATCGTAGACATTAGCGAAAA
It encodes the following:
- a CDS encoding DNA mismatch repair protein MutS, which produces MRNEAINELLNDKKRLLTDIYFELQRIFEQKYGADTVVLMEVGTFFEVYEVNNDEMKIGKAKEVAELLNIQLTRKNKTILENSIANPLMAGVPTVSIERYLSRLVQSKKYTVVIVRQKGTPPKIKRYIGNILSPGTNFDYIAEPSENYIVSLIVDLNSGIYSCGYSAIDVSTGKTFLNEVHGTREDKTFALDEIFNLLQSYNTSELLLTTNDSSIDVEWILRYLEIEGHISYTVGKTRHKIAYQNELFANVYDIRSFLSPVEYLDLERYPYASESLSLLIDFIIEHDAALIEKMNRPIFLGGQHFVYLGNNALEQLNIISRDPDEMTLLKLIDLTSTAIGKRLFKERLLNPICDAKELRRRYELAEKVMEHTQNFSNTLKEVYDLERILRRIKLGKLHPFEIVYLYDSLKALERMVWEAKGVGVEVEEDLRLHIEGFAAELEKTFVFEECGKYRRDQIESNIFQPGINLFVDQVVEENRKELEKLEAVRLHIENFFDRGEKIDAEFVSIGWLESEGYHLNVTRTRFGMIEKELMESFLLLDGNHYFLRDFNYKKLKNSVKITSGLIDAISKAVMANRARIVALVKQSYVESLQLLEKRYSQLLEQIISFVGRFDVAIATARAAKRYNYVRPEILNRREEEQRLDIIGLRHPLIESREENGIYIPNDIYMGDLSEPVEHDHVTLSASGNRPVQGILLYGINSSGKSSLMKSVGMAVIMAQAGFFVPAAAMKFHLFDKLFTRIVSKDNLYKGLSTFAIEMMELKNIFNRASKGSLVLGDEISHGTETESAVAIVASALKRLYELDAIFIVATHLHRLKELKIVNEMEGVIFLHLGVEYDEERDRLLYNRKLTPGSGSTLYGLEFAKSLHMDRSFIETAYAVRESLGEEEGKLSRLKKKRRSRYNKELYLSSCALCGAPVEEVHHIAPQAESDKHGRIGHFHQNHKYNLIPLCKKHHRLVHEGRVTIQGFVMTDEGLQLRYMENDV